The following are from one region of the Alicyclobacillus fastidiosus genome:
- a CDS encoding GNAT family N-acetyltransferase, producing MCLAIRRAVFMDEQGVSEDEEIDDQDAIGVGHHVLVVDDGGRAVATARYKLYDERTAKIQRVAVLQPYRKYGYGRVVMDAVEQLAARDGFRVAVLDAQCHAEGFYKRLGYETISDTPFLDAGILHVRMNKPIKVSSTVE from the coding sequence ATGTGCTTAGCGATCCGCAGAGCTGTGTTCATGGATGAACAGGGGGTCTCGGAGGACGAGGAAATCGACGACCAGGACGCCATCGGCGTTGGGCATCACGTGCTCGTCGTCGACGACGGAGGGCGTGCTGTCGCGACAGCGCGGTACAAGCTATACGACGAGCGAACGGCGAAGATTCAACGCGTCGCCGTGTTACAGCCATATCGCAAGTACGGGTACGGCCGGGTGGTCATGGACGCCGTCGAGCAGCTGGCCGCTCGCGACGGCTTCCGCGTGGCGGTTCTTGATGCACAGTGCCACGCGGAAGGGTTCTACAAACGGCTCGGCTACGAAACCATCAGCGATACGCCGTTTTTGGACGCGGGTATTCTCCACGTTCGCATGAACAAGCCGATTAAGGTTTCGTCAACCGTTGAATGA
- a CDS encoding asparaginase — protein sequence METAGNSVNRIVVVNTGGTIAMERDEGKDAVSVGEDQPIHRLASLLSQYAQSEMVDLFQVPSPHMTPEMMAKLAGEIRVHLAREDVLGVVVTHGTDTLEETAYYLDLTIDSDKPVVVTGAMRSSNEVGADGPVNLVESVRVAVDPRSRGRGTLVVFNDEIHAARFVTKTHTSNVSTFQSPSYGPIGFVTARAVTYHQPPSRSTVFVVDAQVVPKIPLVKMVAGEEAAWLQWLLDAPIDGLVVEAFGAGNVPPAVVPIIETLCARKTPVVVVSRCYNGYVQDVYGYVGGGKQLRELGCIFSNGLNGQKARIRLLVLTGAGLAKDELQAHFDF from the coding sequence GTGGAAACAGCCGGAAACTCCGTAAATCGTATCGTGGTGGTGAACACAGGGGGAACCATCGCAATGGAGCGCGACGAGGGCAAAGACGCGGTGTCGGTCGGCGAGGACCAGCCTATCCATCGCCTCGCCAGTTTGCTTAGCCAATATGCACAGAGCGAAATGGTCGACCTGTTTCAAGTGCCGAGCCCTCACATGACGCCGGAGATGATGGCGAAGCTTGCCGGAGAAATTCGCGTCCACCTGGCGCGGGAAGACGTCCTTGGCGTCGTCGTCACACATGGCACCGACACGCTGGAGGAGACGGCTTATTATCTCGATCTCACCATTGATTCCGATAAACCGGTCGTCGTGACAGGCGCTATGCGCTCGAGCAACGAGGTAGGTGCTGACGGTCCGGTCAATCTCGTCGAGTCCGTTCGCGTGGCTGTCGACCCGCGTAGTCGCGGGCGTGGGACGCTCGTCGTCTTCAATGACGAAATTCACGCCGCCCGCTTCGTCACCAAAACGCATACGAGCAACGTATCCACGTTTCAGTCGCCGTCCTATGGGCCGATCGGCTTTGTCACGGCGAGGGCGGTCACGTATCATCAGCCTCCGTCGAGATCGACTGTATTTGTTGTGGACGCACAGGTGGTGCCGAAAATACCCCTGGTTAAGATGGTAGCTGGCGAGGAGGCGGCTTGGCTCCAGTGGCTGCTCGATGCGCCGATTGACGGACTGGTCGTCGAGGCGTTTGGGGCCGGCAACGTGCCGCCTGCGGTCGTTCCGATCATCGAAACGCTATGCGCGCGCAAAACGCCGGTAGTCGTGGTCTCACGTTGCTACAACGGGTATGTTCAAGACGTGTACGGCTACGTTGGCGGAGGAAAGCAACTGCGTGAACTCGGTTGTATTTTCTCGAATGGCCTCAACGGTCAAAAGGCGAGAATTCGTCTGTTGGTTTTGACCGGGGCTGGTTTAGCGAAGGACGAGCTGCAGGCTCACTTCGATTTCTAA
- a CDS encoding MFS transporter, which yields MNRNEALTSAATPTTHVRNRNLFLITIALGVLLNPLNSSMISVAMARFQGVFHTNFDTVSWLISSYYLASAIAQPIMGKLADMLGRKRLFLIGLVLVAGSCALAPFSPSFTWLIVFRLIQSLGSGAVYPAGMGIVRNVITERQSQSLAFLAVFSSGAAAFGPSLGGVIMQYTDWPGIFWINFPIIVAGFLLAILILPSDKVTQSTSQHTSVRQVVQQMDVPGIVLFAIGIVTALLFLLSLTGHTLWWPLPIAIIAFGLFAWRERKAQTPFLSFTLFRTNRALTWVLIQFTVVNVVFYSVFFGMPTYLQEARHFDTQQAGLLMLCIAGFSVITSPITGRWVATSGSRPPLILAGVFMTVGSALYVSLHSQSPVWWLVIVLSVLGLSNGFNNVGLQTALFQVSPKEVISTASGLFQMARYMGTILSTVLLGLLFGQHLSTEQIHILGVILAVLGACVILMSARIPKNA from the coding sequence ATGAATCGAAACGAGGCGTTGACAAGCGCCGCAACACCCACCACACACGTCAGAAATCGAAATCTGTTTTTGATCACCATCGCCCTCGGGGTGTTGTTAAACCCTTTGAACTCCTCGATGATTTCAGTCGCCATGGCGCGCTTTCAGGGCGTGTTTCACACCAACTTCGACACGGTGTCGTGGCTCATTTCGTCATACTATTTGGCGAGCGCCATCGCGCAGCCAATTATGGGCAAGCTCGCAGATATGCTGGGCAGAAAGCGCCTGTTTCTCATCGGTTTGGTACTCGTGGCCGGATCTTGTGCGCTGGCGCCGTTCTCCCCATCATTCACCTGGCTGATCGTATTTCGCCTCATTCAATCGTTGGGCAGCGGAGCGGTTTATCCAGCTGGCATGGGCATCGTAAGAAATGTCATCACTGAACGTCAGTCGCAGTCACTCGCGTTTCTCGCCGTCTTCTCCTCCGGAGCCGCGGCGTTTGGTCCGTCGCTTGGCGGCGTAATCATGCAGTACACCGATTGGCCAGGCATTTTCTGGATCAACTTTCCAATCATCGTGGCGGGCTTTTTGCTGGCCATCTTGATTTTACCTTCCGACAAGGTGACCCAGAGCACGAGTCAGCATACGTCAGTGCGCCAGGTGGTCCAGCAGATGGACGTGCCAGGTATCGTCTTGTTCGCCATAGGCATTGTAACGGCTTTACTGTTCCTCCTATCCCTGACTGGGCACACTTTGTGGTGGCCACTCCCGATCGCCATCATCGCATTCGGATTGTTCGCGTGGCGAGAGCGAAAAGCACAGACGCCGTTTTTGAGCTTCACCCTGTTTCGCACGAATCGGGCGCTCACATGGGTGCTGATTCAGTTTACGGTCGTCAATGTCGTCTTTTACTCCGTGTTTTTCGGGATGCCGACCTATTTGCAGGAGGCGCGGCACTTCGATACGCAACAGGCCGGTTTGCTGATGTTGTGCATCGCGGGCTTCAGCGTCATCACGTCGCCGATCACCGGGCGCTGGGTCGCCACATCAGGATCGCGGCCGCCGCTCATTCTGGCAGGCGTATTCATGACTGTCGGCAGTGCGCTGTACGTTTCGCTGCACAGCCAAAGCCCCGTCTGGTGGCTTGTCATCGTCCTCTCCGTATTGGGCCTAAGCAACGGGTTCAACAACGTTGGGCTCCAGACCGCGCTGTTCCAGGTGAGTCCGAAAGAGGTCATCAGTACAGCCTCTGGACTGTTTCAAATGGCGCGTTACATGGGCACCATCCTCTCGACCGTGTTACTCGGGCTCTTGTTCGGGCAACATTTATCGACGGAACAAATTCACATTCTCGGCGTCATTCTCGCCGTGCTTGGCGCGTGTGTCATCCTCATGAGCGCGCGGATTCCAAAAAACGCGTGA
- a CDS encoding LacI family DNA-binding transcriptional regulator, with the protein MSKKVTMQQIADQAGVSKYAVSKALSGQSGVSQETRDKIVKIATQLGYFIQPQVAAGARRPAAGDGRKANTVLILLQNVRMQNRASSYWGRIVDGMIEALKHQELNMMIVTEHSPEHFLGVLNPSGLLGIIGVGHVANPVLLEVRKLGIPCILVDHEDDTVPCDSLFINNFDASSRLTNYLIGVGHRRLQFIGDISFAESFFERWLAFRTALEKNGIPVDQNESFLREQGMSPEQQQDRIAQEVESMRVAGRLPSALVCANDSIAINAIRALTSLGIRVPEDVSVTGFDDIDDVFQVAPALTTVHVDKEAMGSRAVDMLLRRVEAPDAKREKLLLSGDVVFRDSVAHVQPPKTMADNELSPRREP; encoded by the coding sequence GTGTCGAAAAAGGTAACGATGCAACAGATTGCCGATCAGGCAGGGGTTTCCAAATATGCCGTCTCGAAGGCTTTATCGGGGCAGAGTGGCGTGAGCCAAGAGACGCGAGATAAAATCGTCAAGATAGCCACGCAGCTTGGCTACTTTATCCAGCCTCAAGTCGCTGCGGGGGCTCGGCGCCCAGCTGCTGGTGATGGGCGAAAGGCGAACACAGTGCTCATCTTGTTGCAAAATGTACGCATGCAGAACCGCGCCTCAAGCTATTGGGGTCGTATTGTGGACGGTATGATCGAAGCTCTGAAGCATCAAGAACTCAACATGATGATCGTCACGGAGCATTCGCCAGAACATTTTCTTGGCGTGCTTAACCCGAGTGGGCTTTTAGGCATCATTGGCGTCGGGCACGTGGCCAATCCCGTCTTGCTGGAAGTTCGCAAACTCGGGATTCCTTGCATTCTCGTCGATCATGAAGACGACACCGTACCTTGCGATAGCTTGTTCATCAACAACTTTGACGCCTCGAGCCGGTTGACGAACTACCTGATTGGTGTCGGTCACAGGCGGTTGCAGTTCATCGGGGATATCTCGTTTGCGGAGAGCTTTTTTGAGCGGTGGCTCGCATTTCGAACAGCGCTCGAGAAGAATGGGATTCCGGTGGATCAAAATGAATCGTTCCTGCGGGAGCAGGGCATGAGCCCAGAGCAGCAACAGGATCGCATCGCACAAGAAGTGGAAAGCATGCGTGTGGCTGGACGACTGCCTAGCGCTCTCGTCTGTGCGAACGACTCGATTGCCATCAACGCAATTCGCGCGTTGACATCGCTTGGCATTCGCGTGCCAGAAGACGTATCTGTCACAGGGTTTGACGATATCGATGACGTATTCCAAGTCGCCCCTGCACTGACGACGGTCCACGTGGACAAGGAAGCGATGGGAAGTCGTGCGGTTGACATGTTGCTGCGCAGGGTGGAGGCCCCAGATGCGAAAAGGGAAAAACTCCTCCTGTCGGGCGACGTGGTTTTTCGGGATTCCGTGGCGCATGTGCAACCGCCGAAAACTATGGCTGATAACGAATTGTCCCCCCGTCGAGAACCGTGA
- a CDS encoding cupin domain-containing protein encodes MNAQAWIQQLDLTPHPEGGHYRELYHSGIFMEDPAVQAQYGGLRETATSIYFLLETTDVSRFHRLKSDEIWYFHAGSPLTVHVISPDGAYSTHKIGLDVNQGQSLQVLIPRNHIFGATVDNDEDGAYAVVSCMVTPGFDFADFELFEREALMSKYPEHREIIQRLTKP; translated from the coding sequence ATGAACGCGCAAGCTTGGATTCAACAACTAGACCTGACACCGCACCCCGAGGGAGGACACTACAGAGAACTGTATCACTCCGGCATCTTTATGGAAGACCCTGCCGTTCAAGCGCAATATGGCGGTCTTCGCGAAACCGCCACATCCATCTACTTCCTACTCGAAACGACCGACGTTTCTCGTTTTCATCGCCTCAAGTCGGACGAGATCTGGTACTTCCACGCCGGTTCCCCGCTCACGGTGCACGTCATCTCTCCAGACGGAGCATACTCCACGCACAAAATCGGACTCGACGTCAACCAGGGGCAGTCACTGCAGGTTCTCATCCCACGGAACCACATTTTCGGTGCAACCGTGGATAACGACGAAGACGGTGCATATGCCGTGGTCAGTTGCATGGTGACGCCCGGCTTCGACTTTGCGGATTTCGAGCTATTTGAGCGCGAGGCACTCATGTCGAAATATCCTGAACACCGCGAGATCATTCAACGGTTGACGAAACCTTAA
- the uvsE gene encoding UV DNA damage repair endonuclease UvsE, producing MIVRFGFVAMALDLQNASPSKAMTLTAFQKIDDREGALLRVTRIARENLANTLRILKYAYYEGIHLYRFSSKLIPLYGHEVTQSLDFMDVLREPLEAIGTYVQERDLRVSFHPDHFTVLNSPKTDVFENAVRDLERHVDLLETMGLTPTSKLNIHVGGAYGDKTGAIGRLVDRWEKVPHRVKRHLIFENDDKTYTANDTLQVCQTLGVPMTLDVHHHHCNHGENEDLAPLLPSIFQTWQGTGLVPKVHLSSPKNDKEFRAHADFVDVGTVCRFLDAVRELDADIDIMIEAKKKDQALKHLMHELRQVAGVTVLDGGTIRYQP from the coding sequence ATGATCGTCCGGTTCGGATTTGTCGCCATGGCTTTGGACCTACAAAACGCATCGCCGTCCAAGGCTATGACGCTGACCGCGTTTCAAAAGATCGATGACAGGGAAGGAGCGCTCCTGCGCGTCACCCGAATTGCACGAGAAAATCTGGCGAACACCCTGCGCATTCTCAAGTACGCCTATTACGAGGGAATTCATCTATACCGATTCTCATCGAAGCTCATCCCCTTATACGGGCACGAAGTGACGCAATCATTGGACTTTATGGACGTCTTGCGAGAGCCGCTCGAAGCCATTGGCACGTACGTTCAAGAGCGAGATCTACGGGTGAGTTTCCATCCGGATCACTTCACAGTGTTGAACAGTCCGAAGACGGATGTCTTCGAAAACGCCGTGCGAGACTTGGAACGCCATGTAGATCTCCTCGAGACCATGGGCCTCACACCTACCTCCAAACTGAACATTCACGTCGGCGGTGCATACGGGGACAAGACTGGCGCCATAGGGCGGCTCGTTGACCGTTGGGAAAAGGTGCCGCATCGCGTGAAGCGACATCTGATCTTTGAAAACGACGACAAGACTTACACTGCGAACGACACGCTCCAAGTCTGCCAAACGCTGGGTGTTCCAATGACGCTAGACGTGCATCACCATCACTGCAACCACGGCGAAAACGAAGATTTGGCTCCGCTCCTTCCCTCCATCTTTCAAACTTGGCAAGGGACCGGCCTCGTACCGAAGGTGCATCTATCATCGCCGAAGAACGATAAAGAGTTCCGCGCTCATGCTGATTTTGTCGACGTGGGCACGGTGTGCCGCTTTCTCGACGCAGTGCGGGAGCTCGACGCGGATATCGACATCATGATTGAGGCGAAGAAAAAGGACCAGGCCTTGAAGCACCTGATGCACGAGCTGAGACAAGTCGCTGGAGTCACGGTTCTCGACGGGGGGACAATTCGTTATCAGCCATAG
- a CDS encoding MFS transporter, with amino-acid sequence MNYIEQGTKEYRRVNLALFLGAFVTFANLYAVQPLLPRFTETFHIQPATASLSLSLATVTMAIGQLLAGSLSEAWGRRPIMLASLICVSAASLASACTTNFVWFLLLRTVQGFVLAGMPAAAMAYLGEEIHPNHLGRAMGLYISGNSIGGMVGRIIAGLMAGLSWRYSILTVGLIGVLITFWSWRNIPESRHFSPQPLRVRSLTRTLLSHFRDPGLLVLFAMGFVLMGGFVTFYNYMPFRLERAPYHLPQSVIAWLFLLYIVGTWSSTWMGQLADKYGRRRMLWVAVGIYALGDLATAWTPLALQVLGIGLLTFGFFGGHALASSWVGRRARRDRAQASSLYLFFYYMGSSVGGSLGGIFYSSCGWQGVAWFVGVFTILGFVGTWLLARMQNVQMDSKGGVSK; translated from the coding sequence ATGAACTACATCGAACAGGGTACGAAGGAATACCGTCGGGTCAATCTCGCGCTTTTTCTGGGCGCGTTCGTGACTTTTGCAAACCTGTACGCGGTACAGCCGCTACTTCCAAGATTCACTGAAACATTTCACATTCAACCTGCCACCGCATCCTTGTCGCTGTCCCTCGCAACCGTGACGATGGCCATTGGCCAGTTGTTGGCTGGTTCGCTATCCGAGGCATGGGGGCGTCGCCCGATCATGTTGGCCTCGCTCATCTGCGTTTCTGCAGCCAGTCTCGCAAGCGCGTGCACGACCAACTTCGTTTGGTTTTTGCTATTGCGAACCGTCCAAGGCTTCGTCTTAGCGGGGATGCCTGCAGCCGCCATGGCGTATCTCGGGGAGGAAATTCACCCGAATCACCTTGGGCGCGCAATGGGCCTCTACATCAGTGGCAACTCCATCGGGGGTATGGTCGGTCGCATCATCGCTGGACTGATGGCGGGACTCTCTTGGCGCTATTCGATTCTGACCGTCGGATTGATCGGCGTCCTAATCACGTTTTGGTCCTGGCGAAACATCCCGGAGTCGCGCCACTTCTCGCCGCAGCCACTGCGGGTGCGCTCCCTCACTCGCACTCTGCTCTCGCACTTTCGGGACCCAGGGCTCCTCGTATTGTTCGCGATGGGGTTTGTCCTCATGGGCGGCTTTGTGACGTTTTACAACTACATGCCGTTTCGGCTTGAACGAGCGCCTTACCACCTTCCCCAATCCGTCATCGCGTGGCTGTTCCTCCTGTACATCGTCGGGACCTGGAGTTCCACCTGGATGGGCCAGCTCGCTGACAAATATGGTAGGCGCCGCATGCTGTGGGTGGCCGTCGGAATTTATGCACTCGGCGATCTCGCCACGGCCTGGACGCCACTCGCTCTACAAGTCTTGGGTATTGGCCTATTGACGTTTGGCTTCTTCGGCGGACACGCGCTCGCGAGCAGTTGGGTTGGGCGCAGGGCGCGCAGGGACAGAGCGCAAGCCTCGTCTCTCTACCTCTTTTTTTACTACATGGGCTCCAGTGTCGGCGGGTCGCTCGGAGGCATCTTTTATTCGTCCTGCGGCTGGCAGGGGGTCGCATGGTTCGTCGGTGTTTTTACCATTCTAGGATTCGTCGGGACGTGGCTTCTCGCACGAATGCAAAATGTCCAAATGGACAGCAAAGGGGGCGTCAGTAAATGA